The genomic window CGAGAGTGGGTCCAGGCGCTCACGATCGAGCTCGCGAGCGGCCGGACCCTTCACCTGACGCGCGGGCGGGAGCGGGGAGAGGGTGGCGTGTTGTGGCTCGAGGACGACGGAGGGGCTCGCGCGTTGGAGATTGCGCCCATTCCCAAGCCGGCCACGAAGAACGCCATCGGATACGGCTTTTCGCCGAGTGGAGACGCCATCGACCTCTGGATCGGAGCGGAGGGAACGTTAGGCGTGGTGAGCGAAGTGACGGTGAGGCTCGTGCGCGCGGAACCGGGGCGACTGGGATCGCTGCAGTTCTTCGACCGGGTCGAGGAAGGTTTCGCCTTCGTCTCGGCGCTCCGTGCGGCGCGCGAGCTGGATGTGACGGCCATCGAGTTCCTCGATGCGCGCTCCCACGCCTTGGCGCGTGACAGCGGAAAGCCGGCGGTGGACAGGGTCCTCCAGCAGGGGGGCGGAGCGGCCTGTTCGATCTTCGTCGAGATCGCCTTCGCGACGGAAGACGATCTCGGGGAGATCGCGGAGGGGCTCGAGCGAATGGTGCGCCAGGCGGGGGGAGACCCGGATCGGTCCTTGGCGGGGGCAACCGAGGGTGCGCTGCGGGATATCCGGGCCTTCCGGCACGCCGTCCCCGAGCGGATCAACGCAATCATTGCGCAGCGCCGCGAACGGCACCCCGGGCTGCACAAGATCGCCACCGACATGGCGGTCCCCGACGAGGCGCTCGGCTGGGTGTACCGCCGATACCAGGAAGTGATCGGCAGGGCGGGGCTCGACTACGCCGCTTTCGGACACGTGGGAAACAATCACTTCCACGTGAATATCCTGCCGCGCGACGAGGCGGAGCTGGCGCGCGCCAGGGAGTGCTATGCCATCCTGGCGCGAGAGGTCGTGGCGCACGGCGGATGTGTCTCCGCCGAACACGGGATCGGAAGGATCAAGAAGGGATTCATGGCGATCCAGTATCCACCGGCCGTGCTCGACGCCTTCAGGCGGGTGAAGCGGTGGGCCGATCCCCAGTGGCGGCTCAACCGCGGGGTGCTGATCGATCCCTGAGGCGCGGCGAATGTACGCGCTGTGGAAAATGTGATACGAGGGAGAGGTGCTGGTTCGCAGCAGGGGAGTACCGCGCCAGAAGAGCGAGCGACGGGGGCGAGAAATCTGACGAGCTGAAAGCGCCTAATACGCATTTTGTCATCGTGTTAGGCTGTGATTCTTGATGTGGCGTCCGAGATTCGTGGCGCGGTGGCCGAGCTGGGTCGGGGCGTTGCGCGGGGAGGCGCCCGCCCGGTAGAATCAGGGCATGCGTCCCATTGCCCCCGCCCGCGAGTACGACGTCGCGGCCCTCGCCGAGCTCAACAATCGGTACGCCCCCGAAGGGCTGACCCTTCCGCGCTCGCCGTCGTTCGTCGAAGCGCACATCGACGACTACCGCGTGGTACGCGACGACGACGGGCGAATCGTCGGCTGTGTCTGCATCGACGAGTACTCGCCGTCGCTGGCCGAGATCGTCTCGCTGGCTGTCGATACGGCACAGCAGCGGAAAGGGCTCGGAGCGCAGCTGATCATGGCGGCGGTGGAGCTGGCGGCCAAGCGGGGGTACCCGGAAATCTTCGCCGTATCCTTTTCGGATTCCCTCTTCGAGCGTTGCGGCTTTCACTTCCAGGATATCGAGAAGTATCCGGAGAAGAAGCGGCGGTACGACAAGGTGTCGGCCGACGAGTGGACGATCGGGCACAAGCACTGCTTCGCGATGGCGATCCAGCGCTAGTGCTTCATCGGCATGCAGGCGTGCTCGACCGACTCGAACTTCTCATGGATGGCGGTGATCGCCGCCTTGAGCTCGCTGTCCGGGGCACCCTTGCGGGCGGAATCCGCGAGGGCGGCTGAGGCGGCGGCGAGGGCGTCGACCGTGGCCTTGGTGTCGTCCTTGGCGCAGGCCGCGGGGGCGCTGGTGGCGGCCCACGTCCTGGCCTGGGCGGCGAGATCGGCTGCCTTGGCCTTGAGCGGGGCGAAGTCGCCCTTGTCCGCGGCCGGGTGATAGGTGGCGGCGAGCGTCGCGTGGAAGGCGTCCATCTCCTTCCAGGCGGAGGCGGCGTGCCCCTTCATGTCGTGCCCCTTCATGGCGTCCCCCTTCATGGCGTCCCGCTTCATGGCGGCGGAATCCTGCTTTTGTCCTCCGTGTTGGTGCTGCTGGGCGCGTGCGGGCGAGGTGGTGACGGCGACGAGGGCGAAAGTGACGGCAAGGCGCGTGATGGCAAGGCGCATGAATGGCTCCGTGGAGAAGTTCGATGAGTGGACGTCAATCTAACGGCTCGCCGAGTTGAGCCGGGATCCGGCGTCGCGACTGGATACCCCGCAAGCGCCCCGATTGCGCGCCACCTCGTTGGCGGCTTCAACCATTGGCGTGGCTGGGCCGTTCAACGCACAACGCACGTGCGGCGGGCTGAGACCGAAGGGCCGTGCGCGCGGTGACGACACCAACCCGATCCGGAGCCAAGAGAGATGACATCACGGTTGACGCGTGCAGTGGTGGCGGTAGCGGGCGCGATGCTGCTGGCGGCGTACGGGGCGCCGCTCGTGGCGCAGGACGCCGACCCGGCGCCCAGGCGGGCCGAGGGCGAGGGGCCGTTCGATCGCCTCATCATCCGCGGTGCGACTCTCATCGACGGCCAAGGGGGGCCGCCGCGTGGGCCGGTGGACATCGTGATCGAGAAGAACCGCATCGTGCAGGTGGCCGACGTCGGCTACCCCGGACTTCCGATCAACCCGGATCGACGCCCCAAGGGGCCGGCACGGGAGATCGACGCGACGGGGATGTACGTCCTTCCGGGGTTGATCGACCTCCATGTCCACACGTGCGGCAAGCCGAAGGCGCCCGAGGCCGAGTATTGCTACAAGCTCTGGCTCGCGCACGGGATCACGACGGTTCGCGGGGTCCCGTTTGGCGGCTTCGAGTGGTCCATTGGTGAGGCGAAGCGTTCGGCCTCCAACGAGATCACGGCCCCGCGCCTGGTGAACTACCAGCGCCCGGGGAGCGGGAAGGGGTGGACCGGCGGGCAGATCACGACGCCGGAGAAGGCGCGCGAGTGGGTGCGCTGGGCCAAGGCGCAGGGGATCGACGGGCTCAAGGTCGGGGCGCACGAGCCGGAGATCATGGCGGCGCTCATGGACGAGTCCAAGAAGCTCGGCCTCGGCTCCACCGCGCACTTGCAGCAGACGGGGGTCCCCAACATGAACGCGATGCAGGCGGTGCGCCTCGGCCTCGGAGCGGTGACGCACTACTACGGCATCTTCGAGTCGATGTACGAGGGGACGCAGATCCAGCCGTACCCCGCCGACTACAACTACTCGGACGAGCAGTGGCGATTCGGGCAGGTGGCGCGCCAGTGGTCGCTGGTGAAGCCCAAGAGCGAGAAGTGGTGGGCCTTCCTCGACACGCTCAAGAAGTACGATGCGACGCTGGACCCGACGATGACGACGTACATGTCGGGGCGGAACCTGATGTACCGCCGCACGGCGGAGTGGCACGAGAAGTACACGCTGCCGTCGCTGTGGGACTTCTACACGCCGAACCGGGCGAACCACGGGGCCTACTTCTTCGACTGGACCACGTGGGACGAGGTGGCCTGGCGCCGCTTCTACAACGTGTGGATGGAGTTCATCAACGACTACAAGAACATGGGCGGGCGGGTGACGCCGTCGACCGATGCCGGCTTCATCTACAACACGTACGGCTTCAGCTATGTCGAGGAGCTCGAGAACTTCCAGGAGGCGGGGTTCCATCCGCTGGAGGTGATTCGCGGCGCCACGTTGCATGCGGCGCAGGAGCTGAACAAGGCGAACGGGAAGCCGATCGAGATCGGGCTGGTGCGCCCCGGGATGCTGGCGGACCTCGCGATCGTGGGGGAGAACCCCATCGCCAACTTCAAGGTGCTGTACGGGACCGGCCACCTGCGCCTCAATGACAAGACGGGGCAGATGGAGCGTGTGGGGGGCGTGAAGTGGACCATCAAGGATGGGATCGTCTACGACGCGAAGAAGCTCCTCGACGACGTGGCCAAGATGGTGGAGAAGCAGAAGAAGGAGCGGGGGATCTCGAAGCTGCCGGTGGTGTCGATGCCGTAGGGGCAGAAGACGAGAAGACGAGAAGACGAGGGGCTCCCCCCTCGTCTTCTTCGTTCTTGTGGGGAGTGAGGGCGGAAATGGAGGGCGGCAGGAAATCAGTGCCGGTGTCCCGCGACTGTGATCCACCGCCCTTGCCGGGAATTCCCGGACCGCCTATCGTGGCGCGCGCGCGGTTCGTCCCAGGGGCGATGCCCCGAGGCGTGCGGTTGGGGCGCTCGGTTCTCCCTCGATCTGCGGCCTGGAAGGCCGGAGGAGTGGACATGAAGCGAATTGCACTTGGCAGTGCGGTTCTCCTGGTCGCGGCGGCGTGCGCCGATCCGACGTCGGCGCCGACCGTGTCGCCCGAGGTGCTGATGCAGACCGGCGAGGCCCCGATGCTCGCGACGGGGGAGGCGGGGGCCGCGGGGCAAGCGGTTCCGGGGGCGTACATCGTGGTCCTGCGGGACGTCCCCGGGCTGGGACGGGCGTCCGACGTCGCGGTGGCGATGGGGGTGTCGCGGGCCGTGATCCGCTACGAGTACGGGGCGGCGCTCAAGGGATTCGCGGCGCGGGTGAGCGAGGCCGAGGCGGCGCGCCTGGCGCGCGACCCGCGCGTGGCGTACGTGGAGCAGGACCAGGTGATGACCATCTCGGCCACGCAGAGCCCCGCCACCTGGGGGATCGACCGGATCGACCAGCGGGCGTTGCCGCTGTCGGGTTCGTACTCCTATGCCAACACGGGGTCGGGCGTACAGGCGTACATCATCGACACCGGGATCCGCTTCTCGCATAACGAGTTCGGGGGGCGCGCGGCGTCGGGCTACGATGCGGTGGACGGCGGCTCGGCCGACGACTGCAACGGGCATGGGACGCACGTGGCCGGGACGGTCGGCGGCGCGACCTACGGTGTCGCCAAGGGCGTGTCGCTGGTGGCGGTGCGGGTCCTGAACTGCTCGGGGAGCGGCACCACCTCGGGTGTGATCGCCGGCGTGGACTGGGTCACGTCGCATCATGGCGCGGCGTCGGTGGCGAACATGAGCCTGGGCGGCGGCGCCTCGACGGCGCTCGACAACGCGGTGGCCAACTCCATCGCGTCGGGCGTGACGTACGCGATCGCGGCCGGGAACTCCAACCGCGACGCGTGCAAGTTCTCGCCGGCGCGCGTCCCGTCGGCCATCACGGTGGGGGCAACGACGAGCAGCGACGCCCGCGCCTCGTACTCCAACTACGGGAAGTGCCTCGACCTCTTCGCGCCGGGGTCGAGCATCACGTCGTCCTGGTACAGCAGCAACACGGCCACCAACACGATCAGCGGGACGTCGATGGCGACGCCGCACGTGGCGGGGGTCGCGGCGCTGTACCTGCAGTCGAACCCCGGGGCCTCGCCGGCCGCGGTCGCCAGCGCGCTCGTCGCCAACGCGACGGCCAAGGTGGTGGGGAATGCCGGGCGCGGGTCGCCGGACCGGCTGTTGTACACGAGTTACTAGAAGACGAGAAGACGAGAAGACGGGAAGACGGGAAGACGAGGGGGCGGGGACGCTCGCTCGTCTTCTCCGTCTCAGTTCCTGATGCGGCCGAGGTCGCGTCGCAGCTCGTGGCGGAAATCGGGGTGGGCGATGGAGACCAGCGCCTCGGCCCGTTCGCGCAGCGACATGGCGTGGAGGTTCACGGCGCCGTACTCGGTGACGACCCAGTGGACATGGCCACGGGTGGTGACGACGCCGGCGCCCGGTGAGAGCTGCGCGACGATGCGTGACACGGTGCCGCCGGCGGCGGTGGAGGGGAGGGCGATGATCGGCTTGCCGCCGCGGGAGCGGGCGGCGCCACGCACGAAGTCCATCTGTCCGCCGATGCCCGAGTAGATGCGCGGGCCGATGGAGTCGGCGCAGACCTGGCCGGTGAGGTCGACCTGGATGGCCGAGTTGATGGCCGTCACCTTGGGGTTTCGCGCGATCAGCGCGGTGTCGTTGGTGCGGTCGCAGCCGTGGAACTCGACCAGGGGGTTGTCGTCGACGAAGTCGTAGAGACGACGACTCCCGTTCACGAACGAGGTCACGACGCGCCCCGGGTGCACCTGCTTGAAGCGGTTGCTGACGGCCCCGGACTCGATGAGATCGACGATGCGGTCGGAGAACATCTCGGTGTGAATGCCGAGGTCGCGCTTGTCGTGCAGGCGGGCGAGGACGGCGTCGGGGATGGCGCCGATCCCCATCTGGAGGGTGGCGCGGTGCTCGACCAGCCCGGCGACGATCTCCCCGATGCGCGCTTCCGCCTCGGTCTCCCGGCTGGGGAGGTGCTCCGGGAGAGGGCGATCGGAGTGATGGAAGGCGTCGAT from Gemmatimonadetes bacterium SCN 70-22 includes these protein-coding regions:
- a CDS encoding amidohydrolase produces the protein MTSRLTRAVVAVAGAMLLAAYGAPLVAQDADPAPRRAEGEGPFDRLIIRGATLIDGQGGPPRGPVDIVIEKNRIVQVADVGYPGLPINPDRRPKGPAREIDATGMYVLPGLIDLHVHTCGKPKAPEAEYCYKLWLAHGITTVRGVPFGGFEWSIGEAKRSASNEITAPRLVNYQRPGSGKGWTGGQITTPEKAREWVRWAKAQGIDGLKVGAHEPEIMAALMDESKKLGLGSTAHLQQTGVPNMNAMQAVRLGLGAVTHYYGIFESMYEGTQIQPYPADYNYSDEQWRFGQVARQWSLVKPKSEKWWAFLDTLKKYDATLDPTMTTYMSGRNLMYRRTAEWHEKYTLPSLWDFYTPNRANHGAYFFDWTTWDEVAWRRFYNVWMEFINDYKNMGGRVTPSTDAGFIYNTYGFSYVEELENFQEAGFHPLEVIRGATLHAAQELNKANGKPIEIGLVRPGMLADLAIVGENPIANFKVLYGTGHLRLNDKTGQMERVGGVKWTIKDGIVYDAKKLLDDVAKMVEKQKKERGISKLPVVSMP
- a CDS encoding serine protease, with translation MKRIALGSAVLLVAAACADPTSAPTVSPEVLMQTGEAPMLATGEAGAAGQAVPGAYIVVLRDVPGLGRASDVAVAMGVSRAVIRYEYGAALKGFAARVSEAEAARLARDPRVAYVEQDQVMTISATQSPATWGIDRIDQRALPLSGSYSYANTGSGVQAYIIDTGIRFSHNEFGGRAASGYDAVDGGSADDCNGHGTHVAGTVGGATYGVAKGVSLVAVRVLNCSGSGTTSGVIAGVDWVTSHHGAASVANMSLGGGASTALDNAVANSIASGVTYAIAAGNSNRDACKFSPARVPSAITVGATTSSDARASYSNYGKCLDLFAPGSSITSSWYSSNTATNTISGTSMATPHVAGVAALYLQSNPGASPAAVASALVANATAKVVGNAGRGSPDRLLYTSY
- a CDS encoding 4-hydroxybutyrate CoA-transferase, whose protein sequence is MHPPDWSARGVSASDAISLVTSGMRAFVHGAAATPLPLLQALAQRGDLEGVRLYHMHTEGEAPWTAPGVAERLRSVCLFCGPALREPVNDGRADFVPVFLSDIPSLFLNGVIPLDVAIVQLSPPDRHGYCSLGTSVDCARAAVDSARFVIAEINDRMPRTHGNTAIPFERIDAFHHSDRPLPEHLPSRETEAEARIGEIVAGLVEHRATLQMGIGAIPDAVLARLHDKRDLGIHTEMFSDRIVDLIESGAVSNRFKQVHPGRVVTSFVNGSRRLYDFVDDNPLVEFHGCDRTNDTALIARNPKVTAINSAIQVDLTGQVCADSIGPRIYSGIGGQMDFVRGAARSRGGKPIIALPSTAAGGTVSRIVAQLSPGAGVVTTRGHVHWVVTEYGAVNLHAMSLRERAEALVSIAHPDFRHELRRDLGRIRN